In the genome of Anomalospiza imberbis isolate Cuckoo-Finch-1a 21T00152 chromosome 29, ASM3175350v1, whole genome shotgun sequence, one region contains:
- the CRABP2 gene encoding cellular retinoic acid-binding protein 2 has protein sequence MPNFSGNWKMKSSENFEELLKALGVNMMLRKIAVAAAAKPAVEIRQDGESFYIRTSTPVRTTEIRFRVGEEFEEQTVDGRPCKSLARWESENKMVCEQRLLKGDGPKTGWSREMTNDGELILTMTADDVVCTRVYIRE, from the exons ATGCCCAACTTCTCCGGGAACTGGAAGATGAAGAGCTCGGAAAACTTcgaggagctgctgaaggcgCTGG GCGTGAACATGATGCTGCGGAAGAtcgcggtggcggcggcggcgaagCCGGCGGTGGAGATCCGGCAGGACGGGGAGAGCTTCTACATCCGCACCTCCACCCCCGTGCGCACCACCGAGATCCGCTTCAGGGTGGGCGAGGAGTTCGAGGAGCAGACGGTGGACGGGCGGCCCTGCAAG AGCTTGGCCAGGTGGGAGAGCGAGAACAAGATGGTGTGCGAGCAGCGGCTGCTCAAGGGCGACGGGCCCAAGACGGGCTGGTCCCGGGAGATGACCAACGACGGGGAGCTCATCCTG ACCATGACGGCCGACGACGTGGTGTGCACCAGGGTCTACATTCGGGAGTGA
- the LOC137463549 gene encoding dnaJ homolog subfamily A member 1-like, with protein MREKESTLRPGPAAASANRNAKRRPASRAGKDRPYNQSAPGLQGDGRAEEGVSANGRGVRRGGGGVSAGGVPAASREFGDGGGAAAAAARVTGRKMVKETGYYDLLGVRPGASLDEIKRAYRRLALRYHPDKNPSEGERFKQISQAYEVLSDAHKRALYDRGGERAMKEGGLGGRGGGSGFGSPMDIFDLFFGGGVRMRGRADRRGKTVVHQLSVSLEDLYNGSTRKLSLQKNIICRKCGGCGVREGAQRRCPKCHGSGMEVRIHQLGPSMIQQIQTVCSQCQGQGEWIRPRDCCLTCNGRKVVREKKILSVHLDKGMKDGQKITFHEEGDQVPGLEPGDIIIVLDQKEHPVFRRSGDDLIVRREISLADALCGCRQVIRTLDNRTLLVSSPPGDVIRPGDLKCIPNEGMPVYRSPFQKGKLILQFEVKFPEPGWLPSDRLRQLQAFFPPQEEVMATEDTEEVELSDYTAHGGPGRRPYTGEAYHEDDFEDGMRQHVQCQTS; from the exons ATGAGAGAGAAGGAATCCACCCTGAGGCCAGGCCCAGCCGCTGCCTCAGCCAATCGCAACGCGAAGCGGCGCCCCGCCTCCCGAGCGGGCAAGGACCGCCCCTACAACCAATCAGCGCCGGGGCTGCAGGGTGATGGGCGGGCGGAGGAGGGCGTTTCCGCCAATGGGCGCGGCGTGCGGCGCGGAGGGGGCGGGGTCAGCGCGGGGGGCGTGCCCGCGGCTTCCAGAGAGTTCGGAGacggcggcggagcggcggcggcggcggcg CGCGTCACGGGCAGGAAGATGGTGAAGGAGACGGGCTACTACGacctgctgggcgtgcggccGGGCGCCAGCCTGGACGAGATCAAGCGGGCGTACCGGCGCCTGGCACTGCGCTACCACCCCGACAAGAACCCCAGCGAGGGCGAGCGG ttCAAGCAGATCTCCCAGGCCTACGAGGTGCTGTCGGACGCCCACAAACGGGCGCTGTACGACCGCGGTGGCGAGCGGGCCATGAAGGAAGGTGGCCTGGGTGGCCGCGGGGGAGGCAGCGGCTTCGGCTCCCCCATGGACATCTTCGACCTGTTCTTTGGAGGGGGAGTGAGGATGCGCGGCCGGGCAGACAGGAGAG ggaagACCGTGGTGCACCAGCTCTCGGTGTCGCTGGAGGATCTGTACAACGGCTCCACAcggaagctgtccctgcagaagAACATCATCTGCCGCAAGTGTGGAG gctgcGGGGTGCGGGAGGGCGCCCAGAGAAGGTGCCCCAAGTGCCACGGCTCGGGCATGGAGGTTCGCATCCACCAGCTGGGGCCCAGCATGATCCAGCAGATCCAGACCGTgtgttcccagtgccagggccaggGCGAGTGGATCCGGCCCCGGGACTGCTGCCTCACCTGCAACGGCCGCAAGGTCGTGCGGGAGAAGAAGATCCTCAGCGTGCACCTGGATAAAG GCATGAAGGATGGGCAGAAAATCACCTTCCACGAGGAAGGGGACCAGGTGCCCGGCCTGGAGCCCGGGGACATCATCATCGTCCTGGATCAGAAGGAACATCCTGTTTTCCGGCGCAGTGGCGACGACCTCATTGTCAGGAGGGAGATCAGCCTGGCAGACGCCCTGTGTGGGTGCCGGCAGGTGATCCGCACCCTGGACAACCGCACCCTGCTCGTGTCCTCCCCGCCAG gtgACGTGATCCGGCCTGGGGACCTGAAGTGTATCCCCAACGAGGGGATGCCTGTCTACAGGAGCCCCTTCCAGAAAGGAAAGCTCATCCTGCAGTTCGAG GTGAAGTTCCCCGAGCCGGGCTGGCTCCCCAGTGACCGCCTGCGCCAGCTGCAGGCCTTCTTCCCGCCGCAGGAGGAGGTGATGGCCACGGAGGACACGGAGGAGGTGGAGCTCAGCGATTACACGGCGCacggcgggccgggccggcggccCTACACCGGAGAAGCCTATCACGAGGACGACTTCGAGGACGGGATGCGCCAGCACGTCCAGTGCCAGACCTCATAG
- the ISG20L2 gene encoding interferon-stimulated 20 kDa exonuclease-like 2, with protein MDDLILNVEFAAPERRPKKEPGNRKHQSFVRRRRELERRGVLRQKQLPAAPGGPRRAPGRRAGAKPRSGRPRPCPKENGPAAASRCPPVSQNGPAGSDAAAKTKAKARGAARGSASAAGASPASQNGPGGTGAAAQKGRGAARGTPKSGGAPPAPPKLVAMDCEMVGTGPGGRTSALARCSIVTYEGDVVYDRYVRPEAPIVDYRTRWSGIRRQHMDKAVPFRRAQQEVLRILAGKVVVGHAIHNDFKALRYCHPKALTRDTSQIPLLNRRAGFPENMAISLKRLTKALLNQDIQVGRSGHSSVEDAQATMELYKVVEAEWEQHLQQNPEQN; from the exons ATGGACGATTTGATCCTCAACGTGGAGTTCGCCGCCCCCGAGCGCCGCCCCAAGAAGGAGCCGGGGAACCGAAAGCACCAGAGCTTCGTGCGGCGGCGGCGAGAGCTGGAGCGCCGCGGCGTCCTGCGGCAGAAGCAGCTCCCGGCGGCACCGGGCGGGCCCCGGCGGGCCCcgggacggcgggcgggggcgAAGCCGCGCTCGGGCCGGCCCAGGCCGTGCCCCAAAGAGaacggccccgccgccgcctcgcgGTGCCCGCCGGTGTCCCAGAACGGCCCCGCCGGGAGCGACGCTGCCGCTAAGACCAAGGCCAAGGCTCGGGGGGCGGCTCGGGGCTCCGCCAGCGCTGCCGGAGCGTCCCCGGCATCCCAGAACGGCCCCGGCGGAACCGGTGCCGCCGCTCAGAAGGGTCGGGGGGCGGCTCGGGGCACCCCCAAGAGCGGCGGTGCCCCCCCGGCGCCCCCCAAGCTGGTGGCCATGGACTGTGAGATGGTGGGCACGGGGCCCGGCGGGCGCACCAGCGCCCTGGCCCGCTGCAGCATCGTCACCTACGAGGGGGACGTCGTGTACGACCGCTACGTGCGGCCCGAGGCGCCCATCGTGGACTACCGGACCCGCTGGAGCGGCATCCGCCGGCAGCACATGGACAAAGCCGTGCCCTTCCgcagggcacagcaggag GTTCTGAGGATCCTTGCTGGGAAGGTGGTGGTGGGCCACGCCATCCACAACGACTTCAAGGCGCTGCGGTACTGCCACCCCAAGGCTCTGACGCGGGACACGTCGCAGATCCCGCTGCTGAACCGCCGCGCCGGCTTCCCGGAGAACATGGCCATCTCCCTGAAGCGCCTCACCAAGGCCCTGCTGAACCAGGACATCCAG GTGGGGAGAAGTGGCCACTCCTCCGTGGAAGATGCCCAAGCCACCATGGAGCTCTACAAGGTGGTGGAGGCGGAGTgggagcagcacctgcagcagaaCCCGGAGCAGAATTGA
- the NES gene encoding nestin — MLSTESFAGARALGEESLQMWDLNKRLEAYLARVKVLEEENEVLRAEIQSTKSSPAGDSWRVKYEEELRALRDALDRAFREKCTAELARDNLYEEVQQVKSRCQKEQAAREEAKKQLSLSRKELEEERRAQIWLKERAVQLEKEVEALLEVHEEEKAGLDQEIASFSHSLESFRCAPVAFQPVEVEDYSKRLSEIWKGAVETYKTEVSQLEGSLCQAKENLWKAVEDNQQSQLQLQHLEKDLAGLKARKEMLEESLARQWQEQRGEAEKFQLAMEALEQEQQSLRVQIARVLEDRQQLMHLKMSLSLEVATYRTLLEAESTRLQMPAGEFRLANGVRDLKLEVSSSSSSKLVPASPETRRLLPREHCTSPSTFPRAEGRGQLAKPQSDALTPKSPSARELQKITSVLRGTATGRAGGPGAPACPTPSPSQAGRAIPPLSPEPPSPSPPGQESSGGEGPAWPGGDGAAMSPGTECAPSRASGDAASASLQPLGAAHRLQYPAQLVSEALEDALKAMGDDAQPEEEPSPSSTWGSRDVCAPSPVFPPEACGEAVTEEPGEEQEPSEGSEDGESPEAEVRAGEVMLQGLAVESSILQDRAGSPPGTAASLSASASREDLGAWEEEEEEEIPAVLSPRDPEVEAQERDKGLAEQTETSWEKPEQERAETPSTEPSHPSEDEEEEEERGPCSPCEEKGDFQEEGTDVQEEECPHREVEAARAVLVESHLVLPTKGHLEEDFVDAEQERSEQQKMPVCEMDLAAEKEREQELKPSSVHEAIPAEEASTGAEEDPVGGEDTGRVEDGEGEKGEASREVLGGEDRGVGQDPMAGEDLTAGEDSEAGEDQGAGEDQGAGEGSEEGEDQGAGEDQGAGEGSEEGEDQGAGEGSEEGEDQGAGEGSEEGDPGPGEAVGGATLERESRAPEDLQEREGEEQEEQEEPWGQGDDGQEPCPEDWEVTAEDTEGVLGPEEPAWADDTPSSAGRLRREERDGTLPAELEEAQEDDEEDAKSQEMSQQQALPEAEPAAELAWQEQQGSVAEPDPAPPGAPERGDRQELAEAPEEPWEVQDEDAAEELSSELGKLESSELEALRQVPGDSGEWALEEAPRDPEPTAGTGRRVELEDTLPDSTPLHLYGGEMLAVGAPSPNPPETEETTETAPVSDTAQEGEGWLQGRDKPPTPTMPESPEEEAGAEEAAVAEGAEDEEGYFMVSAPNQEVSSSEEAEISEDFEEIKVETTEGSQDDLGAPGEASPVPEGKEHLEVLAAEADEDMEMPTEGSEVPKDEDNTAGLEEGPEEDASCLGVMAPSAGGSDEPAQGATGTAAWEGPEHSEGLAAESDEELHTTTELERDASGATTLPGYTLGLAGQEEQREDEDEPSTALHDMAKATPPAGLQAQAVPDEAEQPLEEQPPTEEEALGRESPPSPGNEQPPGASPPQLGSALGQGGFPEVIPDIPDAEVPVEIMKDSGILEIVEQALEFNQELMGVRVAEGGQGPGRTELSRDAGEDSSLASSSEEEPTVQEAPEVAPEMEGLARAENGLHREASLEDLAEFTEEVLNGISSTAPAQELPTDTTEPSLAMPPQAPTPGDGTATKLGDATLRGKHGGAEPSPVPPALGEDVLCLTPEQPPACWPRAEQEPWSSGDE; from the exons ATGCTGAGCACGGAAAGTTTCGCAGGGGCGAGAGCCCTGGGAGAGGAATCGCTGCAGATGTGGGACCTCAACAAGCGGCTGGAGGCGTACCTGGCCCGCGTGAAGGTCCTGGAGGAGGAGAACGAGGTGCTGCGAGCTGAAATCCAGAGCACCAAGAGCAGCCCGGCCGGGGACTCGTGGCGGGTGAAGTACGAGGAGGAGCTGCGAGCCCTGCGGGATGCGCTGGACCGCGCCTTCAGGGAGAAGTGCACGGCCGAGCTGGCCAGGGACAACCTCTACGAGGAGGTCCAACAGGTGAAAAGCAGGTGCCAGAAGGAGCAGGCAGCCCGAGAAGAAGCAAAGAAGCAGCTGTCCTTgagcaggaaggagctggaggaggagaggagagcacAGATTTGGCTGAAAGAGAGAGCTgtgcagctggagaaggaggtggAAGCCTTGCTGGAGGTGCACGAGGAGGAGAAAGCGGGGCTGGACCAGGAGATCGCGAGTTTCTCCCACAGCCTGGAGAGCTTCCGCTGTGCCCCGGTGGCTTTCCAGCCGGTGGAGGTGGAGGACTACTCCAAGAGACTCTCGGAGATCTGGAAAGGGGCGGTGGAGACCTACAAGACCGAGGTGTCGCAGCTGGAGGGTTCCCTCTGCCAGGCCAAGGAGAACCTGTGGAAGGCGGTGGAGGACAAccagcagagccagctgcagctgcagcacctggagAAGGACCTGGCGGGGCTCAAAGCACGGAAGGAGATGCTGGAGGAGAGCCTGGCCCGGCAGTGGCAGGAGCAGCGCGGGGAGGCAGAAAAGTTCCAG CTGGCGATGGAggccctggagcaggagcagcagagcctgcgGGTGCAGATCGCCCGGGTGCtggaggacaggcagcagctgatGCACCTCAAGATGTCCCTCAGCCTGGAAGTGGCGACCTACAG gACGCTGCTGGAAGCGGAGAGCACCCGCCTGCAGATGCCTGCCGGGGAATTCAGGTTGGCCAACGGTGTGCGAG ATCTCAAACTGgaggtgagcagcagcagcagcagcaaactggTGCCAGCGAGCCCTGAGACcaggcggctgctgccccgAGAGCACTGCACCAGCCCCTCCACCTTCcccagggcagaggggagggggcagctAGCAAAACCCCAAAGCGACGCCCTGACCCCCAAAAGCCCCAGTGCCAGGGAGCTCCAGAAAATCACCTCAGTCCTCCGTGGCACGGCTAccggcagggctggggggccgggagcccctgcctgccccacgcccagcccctcccaggcaggcagagccatccctcccctctccccggagccccccagcccctcaccgCCGGGGCAGGAGAGCTCTGGAGGAGAGGGTCCTGCCTGGCCGGGAGGAGACGGGGCAGCGATGAGCCCAGGGACGGAGTGTGCCCCGTCCAGAGCCTCGGGGGatgctgccagtgccagcctgcagcccctgggagctgcccaCAGGCTGCAGTACCCGGCCCAGCTGGTCAGCGAGGCGCTGGAGGACGCGCTCAAGGCCATGGGAGATGATGCTCAGCCCGAAGAGGAGCCCTCACCCAGCTCCACGTGGGGCTCCCGGGATgtctgtgcccccagccccgttTTCCCCCCAGAGGCTTGTGGGGAGGCTGTGACAGAGGAGCCTGGGGAAGAGCAAGAGCCCTCTGAGGGCTCTGAGGATGGTGAGAGCCCCGAGGCAGAGGTGAGGGCTGGGGAGGTCATGCTCCAGGGGCTGGCTGTGGAGAGCAGCATCCTGCAGGATAGAGCCGGGTCCCCCCCGGGCACGGCCGCTTCCCTGAGTGCCTCGGCGAGCCGGGAAGATCTGGGAGcatgggaggaggaggaggaggaggagatacctgctgtgctgagcccaAGGGATCCAGAAGTGGAGGCCCAGGAAAGGGACAAGGGTCTTGCTGAGCAGACAGAGACCAGCTGGGAAAAGCCAGAGCAGGAAAGGGCAGAGACCCCAAGCACTGAGCCTTCACACCCctcagaggatgaggaggaggaggaggagaggggacCCTGCAGCCCCTGCGAGGAGAAGGGAGATTTCCAGGAAGAAGGAACAGATGTGCAAGAAGAGGAGTGTCCACACAGAGAAGTGGAAGCTGCTCGTGCTGTCCTTGTGGAAAGCCACCTGGTTTTGCCCACAAAAGGTCACCTGGAAGAGGACTTTGTTGATGCAGAGCAGGAAAGGTCTGAGCAGCAGAAAATGCCTGTGTGTGAGATGGATCTGGCTgcagagaaggaaagggaaCAGGAGCTGAAGCCCTCGAGTGTCCATGAGGCCATCCCAGCAGAGGAGGCTTCCACAGGAGCTGAAGAAGATCCTGTGGGAGGGGAGGACACAGGCAGAGTGGAAGATGGtgagggagaaaagggagaggccagcagggaggtgctgggagGAGAGGATCGTGGGGTAGGACAGGACCCCATGGCAGGAGAGGACCTCACAGCAGGAGAGGACTCCGAGGCAGGAGAAGACCAAGGGGCAGGAGAAGACCAAGGGGCAGGAGAAGGCTCTGAGGAAGGAGAAGACCAAGGGGCAGGAGAAGACCAAGGGGCAGGAGAAGGCTCTGAGGAAGGAGAAGACCAAGGGGCAGGAGAAGGCTCTGAGGAAGGAGAAGACCAAGGGGCAGGAGAAGGCTCTGAGGAAGGAGATCCTGGGCCAGGAGAGGCTGTGGGAGGTGCCACCCTggagagggagagcagagccccTGAGGACCTGCAGGAAAGAGAGGGGGAAGaacaggaggagcaggaggagccctggggacagggggatgaTGGCCAAGAGCCCTGTCCAGAGGACTGGGAGGTGACAGCAGAGGACACTGAGGGAGTTTTGGGGCCAGAAGAGCCAGCCTGGGCCGATGACACCCCGAGCAGTGCAGGAAGGCTGCGAAGGGAGGAGAGAGATGGCacactgccagcagagctggaggaagcCCAGGAAGATGATGAAGAAGATGCCAAGAGCCAGGAGATGAGCCAGCAGCAGGCACTGCCAGAGGctgagccagcagcagagctggcatggcaggagcagcagggcagcgTGGCAGAGCCTGacccagcccctccaggtgcCCCCGAGcgaggggacaggcaggagctggccGAGGCTCCAGAGGAGCCCTGGGAGGTGCAGGATGAGGACGCTGCTGAGGAGCTCAGCTcggagctggggaagctggagagctcagagctggaggCACTGAGGCAGGTGCCAGGTGACAGTGGCGAGTGGGCACTGGAGGAGGCCCCCAGAGACCCCGAGCCCACGGCGGGCACCGGCAGGAGGGTGGAGCTGGAGGACACACTGCCAGACAGCACGCCCTTGCACCTCTACGGGGGGGAGATGCTGGCTGTGGGGGCACCCAGCCCAAACCCCCCAGAGACAGAGGAGACCACGGAGACGGCGCCTGTGAGTGACACAGCTCAGGAGGGTGAAGGGTGGCTGCAAGGGAGGGACAAGCCACCAACTCCCACCATGCCAGAGAGCCCTGAAGAGGAGGCAGGGGCAGAGGAGGCTGCTGTGGCAGAGGGTGCTGAGGATGAGGAAGGTTATTTCATGGTCTCTGCTCCAAACCAAGAGGTGTCCAGCTCAGAGGAAGCTGAGATCTCCGAGGACTTTGAAGAAATTAAAGTTGAAACAACTGAAGGCAGCCAAGATGATCTGGGGGCTCCTGGAGAAGCAtctccagtgccagagggcaaaGAGCACCTGGAGGTGCTTGCTGCGGAAGCAGATGAGGATATGGAGATGCCCACTGAAGGATCTGAGGTGCCAAAGGATGAGGATaacactgctgggctggaggaAGGCCCAGAAGAAGATGCCAGCTGTCTCGGGGTGATGGCACCATCAGCAGGAGGTTCTGATGAGCCAGCCCAGGGTGCCACAGGCACTGCAGCATGGGAGGGACCAGAGCACTCGGAAGGTCTGGCTGCTGAATCAGATGAGGAGCTCCATACCACAActgagctggagagggatgCCAGTGGAGCAACAACCCTCCCAGGCTACACCCTGGGCttggcagggcaggaggagcagagggaagatgAGGATGAGCCCAGCACGGCTCTCCATGACATGGCCAAGGCCACCCCTCCAGCAGGGCTCCAGGCCCAGGCAGTGCCCGATGAAGCAGAGCAGCCTTTGGAAGAGCAGCCACCCACGGAGGAGGAAGCACTCGGTAGGGAGAGCCCTCCTTCACCCGGGAACGAGCAGCCCCCTGGGGCCAGCCCACCACAGCTgggctctgcactggggcagggaGGTTTTCCAGAGGTGATTCCAGACATCCCTGACGCAGAGGTGCCAGTGGAGATCATGAAGGACTCGGGTATTTTGGAAATAGTTGAGCAGGCCCTGGAATTCAACCAGGAGCTGATGGGGGTGAGGGTGGCAGAGGGTGGGCAGGGTCCTGGGAGGACCGAGCTCTCCCGGGATGCAGGGGAAGACTCCTCACTTGCCTCATCCAGTGAGGAGGAGCCAACAGTGCAGGAGGCACCGGAGGTGGCCCCGGAGATGGAGGGTCTGGCCCGGGCTGAGAACGGGCTGCACCGGGAGGCCAGTCTGGAAGACCTGGCTGAATTCACCGAGGAGGTGCTGAATGGcatctccagcacagccccagcacaggagctCCCCACAGACACCACAGAGCCCTCGCTGGCGATGCCACCGCAGGCCCCCACCCCTGGAGATGGCACCGCCACCAAGCTGGGGGATGCCACCCTGAGGGGGAAGCATGGTGGAGCCGAGCCCAGCCCCGTGCCCCCTGCTTTGGGGGAGGATGTCCTGTGCCTCACACCCGAGCAGCCACCAGCGTGTTGGCCGAGGGCTGAGCAGGAGCCCTGGTCCTCAGGGGATGAGTGA